From a region of the Bermanella marisrubri genome:
- a CDS encoding lipocalin family protein, producing MSITIKLRGTGFKRMKAIVMLFFLVVLTGCLGMPERVSPVTGFEADRYLGTWYEVARLDHSFERGLKNISATYSKRDDGGINVLNRGYSIEDQEWNQAQGKAYFVEDERTGYLKVSFFGPFYGSYVVFDLDKEGYEYAFISGPDTDYLWLLARTPNPGEAVINRFKTVAKAKGFDTNELIFVEHDDL from the coding sequence ATGAGTATAACCATCAAATTAAGAGGGACAGGATTTAAAAGAATGAAAGCCATCGTTATGCTGTTTTTTCTGGTTGTACTTACAGGTTGCTTGGGTATGCCTGAAAGAGTTTCACCTGTTACAGGATTTGAAGCTGACCGATATCTTGGCACCTGGTATGAAGTAGCAAGACTCGATCATTCTTTTGAACGCGGACTTAAAAATATCTCTGCGACCTACAGTAAACGGGACGATGGTGGAATTAATGTGCTTAACCGAGGTTATTCCATTGAAGATCAGGAATGGAATCAAGCACAAGGTAAGGCTTACTTCGTTGAAGACGAACGTACAGGATATCTAAAAGTCTCTTTTTTTGGACCTTTCTATGGATCTTACGTCGTATTCGATTTGGATAAAGAGGGTTATGAGTATGCCTTTATTTCAGGTCCAGATACGGATTATCTATGGTTACTGGCGCGAACTCCTAATCCTGGAGAGGCCGTGATTAATCGCTTTAAAACCGTAGCTAAAGCTAAGGGCTTTGATACCAACGAGCTAATTTTTGTGGAACATGATGATTTATAA
- a CDS encoding sensor domain-containing diguanylate cyclase produces MTAKKISPITQGVSGVDPKYKESFDKVAVGLCHVDLNGRFIHVNDFLLDFLGYEEDELLSITFSQISREEDIPESLAWIKKSLSGETQSNFSKVKQYLHKDGHWVWAKLSTTLIRDEHGVPSYFVSSIQDVSDLKNAETALDFSLQQLNEAYAELEQMSRKDGLTGALNIRAFKEELLDAMERYHRSGQNVTLVFIDLDDFKQVNDQYGHIVGDEVLTTFAKTLLNQSRRCDAVARYGGDEFAMLLDDTTEQEALDFCKRLGSEIEFETGNGKTKSMSFSFGMSQLKKNHRTVEDWFAEADQHMYRDKESSK; encoded by the coding sequence ATGACAGCCAAGAAAATCAGCCCGATAACCCAAGGGGTATCGGGTGTCGATCCCAAATACAAAGAGTCATTTGATAAAGTGGCGGTGGGGTTGTGTCATGTGGATTTAAACGGTCGTTTTATACACGTTAACGATTTTCTCCTAGATTTCCTCGGTTATGAAGAGGATGAACTCCTCTCCATAACGTTCTCGCAAATATCTCGTGAAGAAGACATCCCAGAAAGTTTAGCGTGGATTAAAAAATCCCTATCCGGTGAAACTCAAAGTAATTTCTCGAAGGTTAAACAATATCTCCACAAAGACGGTCATTGGGTGTGGGCAAAGCTTTCAACGACCTTAATTCGAGATGAGCATGGCGTGCCCTCGTATTTTGTTTCTTCTATACAGGACGTTTCTGATCTTAAAAATGCAGAGACAGCGTTAGATTTTTCTTTGCAGCAACTTAACGAGGCTTACGCCGAGTTGGAGCAAATGTCACGAAAAGATGGCCTAACAGGGGCGTTAAATATTCGTGCATTTAAAGAGGAATTGTTGGATGCCATGGAGCGCTATCATCGTTCCGGTCAAAATGTAACCTTGGTATTTATTGATCTAGACGATTTTAAACAGGTTAATGATCAATATGGTCACATTGTCGGAGATGAGGTGCTCACGACTTTTGCGAAAACGTTATTGAATCAATCCCGTCGTTGCGACGCTGTAGCTCGCTATGGTGGTGACGAGTTTGCGATGCTATTAGATGATACTACGGAGCAAGAGGCGTTGGATTTTTGTAAGCGGCTAGGCTCCGAAATTGAGTTTGAGACCGGTAACGGAAAAACCAAAAGTATGTCGTTTTCTTTTGGTATGTCTCAATTAAAAAAGAATCATCGTACCGTAGAGGATTGGTTTGCAGAGGCCGATCAGCATATGTATCGTGATAAAGAATCCTCTAAATAA
- a CDS encoding lipocalin-like domain-containing protein: protein MKYRLLCIYLIVLSTSTITQTSSVLKQDAETRNFANVVPGVSIDIPKDHLPHPDFRIEWWYFTANVWDKNGKHYGLQFTLFRQALAPAKRIEKENYRRDFPWRSRQSWMAHSAINSSDGHFYEERFARGGIGQAGVIFNQKQHFEAWIDDWQWQGKNHNPVNSSLSFSVKDHFITLTLNGDDKWIKHGDNGFSQKSTTEASYYYSHPEITVAGAIQMPNGERVNINGQGWLDREWSSQFLTQQQKGWDWLSIQLNNGARLMLFQLRDSENKTDFQSGTWINKLGDKIVLTQKDIALTPTNYSSINTRNVPTEWKLDIKKINKNLLVKAYYENSWLDTLYPYWEGPIKVINRKTEKDVGVGFMEMTGY, encoded by the coding sequence ATGAAATATCGATTACTGTGCATCTATTTAATTGTACTTTCGACATCAACTATTACTCAAACTAGCTCAGTACTGAAGCAAGACGCTGAAACACGAAACTTTGCCAATGTCGTTCCAGGGGTATCTATTGACATACCCAAGGATCATCTACCACATCCAGACTTTCGCATTGAATGGTGGTACTTCACCGCCAACGTATGGGACAAGAATGGTAAGCATTATGGCCTACAATTTACTTTATTCAGACAAGCATTAGCTCCGGCGAAAAGAATAGAAAAAGAAAACTATAGACGCGACTTTCCTTGGCGTAGCCGACAGAGCTGGATGGCCCATAGTGCTATTAATAGTAGCGATGGTCATTTTTATGAAGAGCGTTTCGCCCGGGGAGGTATAGGACAAGCGGGGGTTATATTTAACCAGAAACAACACTTTGAAGCTTGGATCGATGATTGGCAATGGCAAGGAAAAAATCATAATCCCGTAAATTCATCACTATCATTCTCAGTGAAAGATCACTTCATAACATTGACCTTGAATGGCGATGATAAGTGGATAAAACATGGTGACAACGGCTTTAGTCAGAAATCAACAACCGAAGCGAGTTACTATTATTCACATCCTGAGATTACTGTTGCCGGAGCTATCCAAATGCCGAACGGTGAACGCGTAAATATTAATGGTCAAGGTTGGCTAGATCGTGAGTGGAGTTCTCAGTTTTTAACACAGCAGCAGAAAGGATGGGACTGGCTCTCTATACAGCTCAATAACGGTGCCCGGTTGATGCTGTTTCAATTGCGTGATAGCGAAAATAAAACTGATTTTCAAAGCGGAACTTGGATAAATAAGCTCGGAGATAAAATCGTACTGACGCAAAAGGATATTGCACTTACCCCTACAAATTACAGCTCTATTAATACTCGCAATGTACCTACTGAGTGGAAACTGGACATAAAAAAAATAAATAAGAATCTACTTGTTAAAGCATATTATGAAAACAGTTGGTTAGATACGCTGTACCCTTATTGGGAAGGGCCTATCAAAGTAATCAATAGAAAAACCGAAAAAGATGTCGGAGTAGGATTTATGGAAATGACTGGTTACTAG
- a CDS encoding ABC transporter permease: protein MSNITWITCKTLLSHYRYKKSQTVFLLLGLILGVALWSAVEIINGHAKASYAEANQLLGAQANDWIYSNLDSVPLDDYIKLRRSGWRQVYPVIEKRLSTKDGMPLTLIATDLMALPKTDDTQPNALDFSLWQSLFQAPYAVMVPENIAKKLSITEGSSIKLSSGRALPPAIIGHYTQQGQRLFMDIGAAAIVLDQANPSYLVVSSLSQDERQALDAWLKRNTPSLYRIENQQPLDLTQLTQSLHTHLSAMSLLAFAVGLFIVFNAVRFSLHTRRHTFAILRELGVDDIYIFIAIFIEASLLSLIASILGLLMGYGLSQLLLPSIASTLQNLYGAVLSQSIILSWHTLLGAWLLTLLGLALALVAPLIQQAKQTRKNALNIQSNWSFEATQQKRLTIYALIVLSIAAISYQWLDSLLHGFVLLAVLLFCGAAILPFIIQFTLSQLRRASIKQANSFSKWQWSEGITQMIPMRTAFMAMLLALTANFGVDSLVSSFKSALDQWLQQRIAADVYIQNNSPKIEQAIAILPWVQDTHIRNGLSLRWPEHQTRPTLIRGLDPRAPDVTSLPMAETLYVSHENKAAQWPTLYEHPSILANEQVKYLAGIELGDTIFLNTLDGEQKAFTVAGFYYDYGNPYYQFYLPFNTVKNIWPQAKPKGIALWLNRKAKNNEIDWEKDILELGLKPGDWIDRRSILNVSMTIFDRTFSMTAAINSLTFLVAGIALLLSLLAQHEKQLASYAHWRSMGLTWFEWVTLTGKPIFIALTMTWLLSIPLGSLLALLLIHDINVLSFGWTMDLKWQWQSALKLGVLCIIVSMAAFFIAALQVKYKLPTALKKLGQDQ, encoded by the coding sequence ATGAGCAACATTACTTGGATAACTTGTAAAACCTTGCTCAGCCACTACCGCTACAAGAAAAGCCAGACCGTTTTTTTATTACTGGGATTGATCCTAGGTGTCGCGTTATGGTCCGCTGTAGAAATTATCAACGGACACGCCAAAGCCAGTTATGCCGAAGCCAATCAGCTGCTAGGTGCGCAAGCCAATGACTGGATCTACTCAAACCTTGATTCGGTTCCATTAGATGACTACATCAAACTTAGACGCTCTGGTTGGCGACAAGTTTACCCTGTCATTGAGAAACGCCTGAGTACAAAAGACGGCATGCCATTAACCCTGATAGCTACCGATCTAATGGCGCTGCCGAAAACGGATGATACGCAGCCAAACGCTTTAGATTTTTCATTGTGGCAATCACTTTTTCAAGCACCTTACGCCGTCATGGTTCCCGAAAATATAGCGAAAAAATTATCTATAACGGAAGGTAGCTCAATAAAATTGAGCAGTGGTCGCGCATTACCACCAGCCATTATTGGCCACTATACACAGCAAGGGCAGCGTCTTTTTATGGACATAGGCGCCGCTGCGATTGTCTTAGATCAAGCAAACCCTAGCTATTTAGTAGTCAGTTCTTTAAGTCAGGATGAGCGTCAAGCACTCGATGCTTGGTTAAAGCGCAACACGCCGTCGCTTTATCGTATCGAAAACCAACAACCCTTGGACTTAACACAATTAACACAAAGCCTACATACACATCTAAGCGCAATGAGCTTGCTTGCCTTTGCTGTTGGCTTGTTTATTGTGTTCAATGCTGTGCGCTTTTCCCTACACACGCGCCGACATACCTTTGCAATTTTACGTGAACTCGGTGTGGATGATATTTACATTTTCATCGCCATTTTTATAGAAGCCAGTTTACTCAGTTTGATCGCCAGCATTCTCGGCCTATTGATGGGCTATGGCCTCAGTCAGTTGTTATTACCGTCCATTGCATCCACATTACAAAATCTTTATGGCGCTGTTTTAAGTCAATCTATTATCTTATCTTGGCATACGCTGTTGGGTGCCTGGCTACTCACCCTGCTTGGATTAGCTCTAGCCCTAGTGGCACCTCTGATTCAACAAGCAAAGCAAACTAGAAAAAATGCTTTGAACATACAAAGTAACTGGTCATTCGAAGCGACTCAGCAAAAACGACTGACTATTTATGCGCTCATTGTCCTATCGATTGCGGCAATCAGCTACCAGTGGCTCGACAGCTTGCTGCATGGATTTGTTCTCTTAGCTGTTTTACTATTTTGTGGAGCCGCTATTTTGCCGTTCATTATTCAATTTACATTAAGTCAATTACGTCGGGCTTCAATAAAACAGGCCAATAGTTTTAGCAAATGGCAATGGTCCGAAGGTATCACTCAGATGATTCCTATGAGAACCGCTTTTATGGCAATGCTATTGGCTCTCACCGCCAACTTTGGTGTAGATTCACTGGTAAGTTCCTTTAAATCAGCTCTTGACCAGTGGTTACAGCAACGTATTGCCGCTGATGTCTACATACAAAATAATTCTCCGAAGATCGAGCAAGCGATAGCGATCCTTCCATGGGTGCAAGATACGCACATTCGCAATGGCTTAAGCCTGCGTTGGCCAGAGCATCAAACGCGCCCAACCCTCATTCGCGGGCTCGATCCAAGGGCACCTGATGTAACGTCATTGCCTATGGCGGAAACACTATACGTTTCCCATGAAAACAAAGCAGCACAATGGCCTACGCTCTATGAGCATCCAAGTATTCTGGCCAATGAACAAGTAAAGTATCTGGCTGGAATTGAGTTGGGTGATACTATTTTTTTAAATACACTCGATGGCGAACAAAAGGCTTTTACCGTCGCTGGTTTTTATTACGATTATGGCAATCCCTATTATCAATTTTATTTACCTTTTAATACGGTAAAAAATATCTGGCCACAAGCGAAACCAAAAGGCATAGCATTATGGCTAAATAGAAAAGCAAAAAACAATGAAATCGATTGGGAAAAAGACATACTCGAACTGGGTTTAAAGCCTGGCGATTGGATTGATAGACGAAGCATTCTCAATGTCTCGATGACGATTTTTGATCGCACATTTTCAATGACGGCAGCAATTAATAGCCTAACCTTCTTGGTCGCCGGTATCGCGCTGTTATTATCGCTCCTAGCTCAACACGAAAAACAGTTAGCAAGCTACGCTCATTGGCGCAGTATGGGGTTAACCTGGTTTGAATGGGTGACTCTCACAGGGAAACCCATCTTTATTGCACTCACAATGACATGGTTACTCTCTATCCCGCTAGGCTCACTTTTAGCCTTGCTTCTAATACACGATATTAATGTATTATCTTTTGGCTGGACTATGGATCTTAAGTGGCAATGGCAATCGGCTTTAAAGCTTGGTGTGCTCTGTATTATTGTCTCAATGGCGGCTTTCTTTATTGCAGCATTACAAGTGAAATATAAGCTACCAACCGCTTTGAAAAAGTTAGGGCAAGACCAATGA
- a CDS encoding ABC transporter ATP-binding protein — protein sequence MLLQLEDIVKSHRQPNGETLRVLSNVNMSLERGESQALLGESGSGKSTLLHLIAGLDHADTGHIFFNQKRYSDLSDQQKNLIRRQELSLIFQQYHLIASLDVADNIRIQANLCNKIDEDYFTHLTKRLNLTKHLNHYPHQLSGGQQQRVAIARALLHRPKLILADEPTGNLDETTSKLVMDTFFELIQENNTALLMVTHSPAMAGYCDTQWQLHNGHLVRS from the coding sequence ATGCTGCTTCAACTGGAAGACATCGTTAAGTCTCATCGGCAACCCAACGGGGAAACTCTAAGGGTTTTAAGTAACGTAAACATGTCGCTAGAGCGCGGAGAGTCACAAGCGTTACTAGGCGAAAGCGGCAGTGGTAAAAGCACGTTGTTACATCTAATCGCAGGGTTAGATCATGCCGATACTGGACACATCTTTTTTAATCAAAAGAGGTATTCAGATTTATCTGACCAGCAAAAAAATCTGATACGACGTCAAGAACTCAGCCTAATCTTTCAGCAATATCATCTGATTGCCTCTCTGGATGTAGCCGATAACATTCGAATCCAAGCTAATCTATGCAATAAAATTGACGAAGATTACTTCACTCATCTTACTAAGCGTTTAAATTTAACCAAGCATTTAAATCACTATCCACATCAGCTCTCAGGTGGCCAGCAGCAAAGAGTCGCCATCGCTCGAGCACTATTACACCGCCCCAAATTAATTCTTGCAGACGAACCCACTGGAAATTTGGACGAAACTACAAGCAAATTGGTTATGGACACATTCTTTGAACTCATCCAAGAAAACAATACCGCGTTACTCATGGTTACTCATAGTCCAGCCATGGCAGGCTATTGTGATACGCAATGGCAACTACACAATGGTCATTTGGTGCGCTCATGA
- the katG gene encoding catalase/peroxidase HPI, with the protein MADQGKCPFNHAAGGGMQNDDWWPNSLNLKILNQHTDKSNPMDEDFDYAAEFKSLDLEAVKKDLIALMTDSQDWWPADYGHYGPFMIRMAWHSAGTYRVADGRGGAGAGTQRFAPLNSWPDNGNLDKARRLLWPIKKKYGRKLSWADLYILAGNCAIESMGLKPFGFAGGREDVWEPEEDIYWGAEGEWLATSDKSNSRYTGDRDLENPLAAVQMGLIYVNPEGPDGNPDPLASAKDIRETFARMAMNDYETVALTAGGHTFGKAHGAGDPDKVGPEPEAAPMEEMGFGWKNSHGKGMGRDTTTSGLEGAWTPTPTTWDMSYFDVLFGYEWELTKSPAGANQWQPKGLADNDHAPDAEDASKKVNLMMSTADMAMKEDPEYRKISEHFHKNPEEFADAFARAWFKLTHRDMGPKDRYLGPDVPKEDLIWQDPVPPVDHELVDDKDIADLKAKLLASGLSVSELVKTAWASASTFRQSDMRGGANGARVRLAPQKDWKVNEPAKLSKALGALEKVQADFNSAQSGNKKISLADTIVLAGCAAVEKAAHDAGHKITVPFTPGRTDATDEQTDAESFEWLEPMVDPFRNYQKTKYTVSAEALMVDKAQLMGLTAPEMTVLVGGMRALGANFDDTDYGVFTDRPGQLTNDFFVNLTDMATEWKPTSKDAELFEGLDRKTGKVKWKGTRMDLIFGSNSQLRALAELYASDDEASRFAKEFVDAWSKVMNADRFDVN; encoded by the coding sequence ATGGCAGACCAAGGTAAATGCCCATTTAATCACGCCGCTGGCGGCGGTATGCAAAACGACGATTGGTGGCCAAACAGCCTTAATTTGAAAATTCTCAATCAGCATACTGATAAATCCAATCCTATGGATGAAGACTTTGATTATGCTGCGGAGTTTAAAAGTCTGGATTTAGAAGCTGTAAAAAAAGACCTTATTGCCTTAATGACAGATTCCCAAGATTGGTGGCCCGCAGATTATGGCCACTATGGCCCCTTTATGATTCGTATGGCGTGGCACAGTGCTGGCACTTACCGCGTAGCAGACGGTCGCGGCGGAGCAGGCGCTGGTACTCAGCGCTTTGCTCCACTTAACAGCTGGCCAGATAACGGTAACCTAGATAAAGCGCGCCGACTATTGTGGCCGATTAAAAAGAAATATGGACGTAAACTATCATGGGCCGACTTATACATACTAGCCGGTAACTGTGCGATTGAATCTATGGGCTTAAAGCCGTTTGGCTTCGCTGGAGGTCGTGAGGATGTGTGGGAGCCAGAAGAGGACATTTATTGGGGAGCAGAAGGCGAATGGCTAGCTACCAGCGATAAGTCCAATAGTCGTTATACGGGCGACCGTGATCTGGAAAACCCGCTAGCCGCCGTACAAATGGGTTTAATCTATGTGAACCCTGAAGGCCCTGATGGCAATCCAGATCCCTTAGCATCGGCTAAAGACATCCGCGAGACCTTTGCTCGTATGGCCATGAATGATTACGAAACTGTGGCGTTAACTGCAGGTGGTCATACGTTTGGTAAAGCACATGGTGCTGGCGATCCTGACAAAGTGGGGCCTGAGCCTGAAGCGGCGCCAATGGAAGAAATGGGGTTCGGCTGGAAGAACAGCCATGGCAAGGGCATGGGCCGTGATACCACCACCAGTGGTTTAGAGGGAGCCTGGACACCAACACCTACCACATGGGATATGAGCTATTTTGACGTGTTGTTTGGCTATGAGTGGGAACTCACCAAAAGCCCAGCTGGTGCTAATCAATGGCAGCCAAAAGGTCTTGCTGATAACGACCATGCGCCTGATGCCGAAGATGCATCGAAGAAAGTGAATCTCATGATGTCCACAGCCGATATGGCTATGAAAGAAGATCCGGAGTATCGCAAGATCTCGGAACACTTCCATAAGAATCCAGAAGAATTTGCGGATGCGTTTGCACGAGCTTGGTTCAAGTTGACCCACCGCGACATGGGGCCAAAAGATCGCTATTTAGGTCCTGATGTACCTAAAGAGGATTTGATTTGGCAGGACCCCGTACCTCCGGTGGATCACGAACTAGTAGATGATAAAGATATTGCTGATTTGAAAGCAAAATTACTGGCTTCTGGCTTGAGTGTGTCTGAGCTTGTTAAAACCGCTTGGGCATCGGCGTCTACGTTCCGTCAGTCGGATATGCGTGGCGGCGCCAATGGTGCTCGTGTACGCTTAGCACCTCAAAAAGACTGGAAAGTGAATGAGCCCGCAAAACTTAGCAAGGCTTTGGGCGCATTGGAAAAAGTACAAGCGGATTTTAATTCAGCTCAATCAGGCAATAAAAAAATCTCCTTGGCGGATACCATTGTCTTGGCAGGTTGTGCAGCGGTAGAAAAAGCAGCGCACGATGCAGGTCACAAAATTACAGTGCCTTTCACGCCAGGCCGTACTGATGCGACGGATGAGCAAACAGATGCAGAGTCCTTTGAATGGTTAGAGCCGATGGTTGATCCATTCCGCAATTATCAGAAGACTAAGTACACTGTGTCGGCGGAAGCACTTATGGTCGATAAAGCCCAATTAATGGGTTTGACGGCTCCGGAAATGACTGTGCTTGTAGGCGGTATGCGAGCTTTAGGTGCTAACTTCGATGATACCGATTACGGCGTGTTTACCGATCGCCCTGGTCAATTAACCAATGACTTCTTCGTTAATTTGACAGATATGGCCACTGAATGGAAACCGACATCTAAAGATGCGGAACTATTCGAAGGCCTTGATCGCAAAACTGGTAAGGTAAAATGGAAAGGCACACGCATGGATCTCATCTTCGGCTCAAATTCGCAACTTCGTGCATTGGCCGAACTTTATGCTAGTGATGACGAAGCAAGCCGTTTCGCTAAAGAGTTCGTAGATGCATGGAGCAAAGTAATGAATGCCGATCGCTTTGATGTCAATTAA
- a CDS encoding calcium-binding protein encodes MVRLIIVLIFNIYSSALVADTILGTPEDDVLVESAGQDVFVGGLGADEFRISIDNIEIDTISDFAPEQGDFVTLTFSDMSLEKWLQRLPKGVGSESFFVDKNGFLKVYLNESNTRTLLNLKKPQVILKVEETDNEIRLYFRSRF; translated from the coding sequence ATGGTGAGATTGATTATAGTCTTAATTTTCAATATTTATTCATCGGCTCTAGTTGCAGATACTATTCTCGGAACGCCTGAAGATGATGTTTTGGTGGAATCAGCAGGTCAAGATGTGTTTGTTGGTGGCCTAGGGGCAGATGAGTTTAGAATTAGTATAGACAATATAGAGATAGATACGATTTCTGATTTTGCGCCTGAGCAAGGAGATTTTGTCACACTGACTTTTTCTGACATGTCATTGGAGAAATGGTTACAGCGTTTGCCAAAGGGGGTGGGCTCTGAAAGCTTTTTTGTCGATAAAAATGGATTTCTTAAAGTGTATCTTAATGAAAGCAATACACGAACACTACTAAATTTGAAGAAGCCTCAGGTCATATTAAAAGTAGAAGAAACAGACAACGAAATTCGTCTGTATTTCCGGTCTCGATTTTAA
- the cysN gene encoding sulfate adenylyltransferase subunit CysN: MSHKSDLISEDILAYLKQHENKELLRFLTCGNVDDGKSTLIGRLLFDSKMIFEDQLAAIENDSTKHGTTGEKVDLALLVDGLAAEREQGITIDVAYRYFSTDKRKFIIADTPGHEQYTRNMATGASTCDLAIILVDARYGVQTQTKRHSFIASLLGIKHVVVAVNKMDLMDFDEKVFNDIKADYEAFSQQLDISDIHFVPLSALDGDNVVTRSERSPWYKGKTLMEILEKAEINADKNLENFRFPVQYVNRPNLDFRGFCGTVASGIVRPGDEVTALPSGKQSKVKSIVTFEGNQQEAFIDQAVTITLEDEIDVSRGDMLVKTSDLPQTASTLNAEVVWMSEEAMKPGKQYDIKFSATPTTGSISRVHHRVDVNTLEKIEDSELKLNEIGLCELTLNKSVAFDPYKRNRATGAFIIIDRLSNVTVGAGMIVGAADANNDQDLSAVTAIEKANRFDQKAASISFTGENKHVLAAAVDRKLFALGRAAALISKDDIGKNKPEDMARIINQAGLIALCTFDHDNADLVIDSSSTDVNSAIADIQEKGII; encoded by the coding sequence ATGTCACATAAATCCGATTTAATCAGTGAAGATATTCTTGCCTATCTAAAACAGCACGAAAATAAAGAGCTACTACGCTTTTTAACCTGCGGTAATGTTGATGATGGTAAGTCTACCCTTATCGGTCGCTTATTGTTCGATTCAAAGATGATTTTTGAAGACCAATTAGCGGCTATCGAAAACGATAGCACCAAGCATGGTACCACTGGCGAAAAGGTTGACTTAGCGCTATTGGTTGATGGCTTAGCAGCCGAGCGTGAGCAAGGTATTACCATTGACGTTGCATACCGTTATTTCTCAACAGATAAACGCAAGTTCATCATTGCCGATACTCCTGGGCACGAACAATATACACGTAACATGGCAACCGGCGCCTCTACTTGTGACCTAGCGATCATTCTTGTAGATGCACGCTATGGCGTTCAGACTCAGACTAAGCGTCACAGTTTCATTGCATCTCTGTTGGGCATTAAACACGTTGTGGTTGCCGTGAACAAAATGGACTTAATGGACTTTGACGAAAAAGTCTTTAACGACATTAAAGCTGACTACGAAGCGTTTTCTCAGCAACTTGATATAAGCGACATTCACTTTGTTCCGCTTTCTGCCCTTGATGGTGACAACGTTGTAACACGTAGCGAGCGCTCTCCTTGGTACAAAGGCAAAACGCTGATGGAGATTCTAGAGAAAGCTGAGATCAATGCTGATAAGAATCTAGAGAACTTCCGTTTCCCTGTTCAGTATGTAAACCGTCCAAACCTAGATTTCCGTGGTTTCTGCGGTACGGTTGCATCCGGTATTGTCCGCCCAGGCGATGAAGTTACTGCGCTACCCTCTGGTAAGCAATCAAAAGTGAAATCCATTGTGACCTTTGAAGGCAATCAGCAAGAAGCCTTTATTGATCAAGCTGTAACAATCACACTAGAAGACGAAATTGATGTCAGCCGTGGCGACATGTTGGTGAAAACCAGCGATCTTCCACAAACCGCTAGCACGCTGAATGCAGAAGTGGTGTGGATGAGCGAAGAAGCCATGAAGCCAGGTAAGCAATACGATATTAAGTTTAGTGCTACACCAACAACAGGTTCGATCTCTCGCGTACATCACCGCGTTGATGTAAACACTTTAGAGAAAATTGAAGACTCCGAATTAAAACTTAATGAAATCGGTTTATGTGAATTAACGCTGAACAAATCAGTAGCATTTGATCCGTATAAGCGCAACCGTGCTACTGGCGCCTTTATCATTATTGATCGTTTGAGTAATGTCACGGTTGGTGCAGGTATGATTGTTGGTGCTGCTGATGCCAATAATGATCAAGACTTAAGTGCGGTTACTGCTATTGAGAAAGCCAATCGCTTCGATCAAAAAGCTGCAAGCATCAGCTTTACGGGTGAGAACAAACACGTACTTGCCGCAGCGGTTGATCGCAAGTTATTTGCTCTAGGTCGCGCGGCAGCACTGATCAGCAAAGATGATATTGGTAAAAACAAGCCCGAAGACATGGCTCGAATTATCAATCAAGCTGGTCTAATCGCACTTTGCACGTTTGATCACGATAACGCGGACTTGGTTATCGATAGTAGCTCTACCGATGTCAATAGTGCTATTGCAGACATTCAAGAGAAAGGCATTATTTAA